One Bradyrhizobium zhanjiangense DNA segment encodes these proteins:
- a CDS encoding Crp/Fnr family transcriptional regulator has translation MSLSIADRSLLEPAARRLNALRPLSAEARAALDYAMLEGLQRAGSGEDLISEGDPVDSVRVVLSGWLCRYKTLEDGRRQIVNFIFPGESCDAHAYLLAVMDHSIATLTPVVYAEIKRARFESLIAGDRSLAEAFWCESLVNNAIQREWAINLGRRVALERVAHLFCEIFERLRPVGMIEGNSCIMPVTQMDLADATGLSVVHLNRTVQELRASGLIVLRERTLTINDLGALKDAALFSPSYLQLYRGG, from the coding sequence ATGTCCTTGTCGATCGCCGATCGCAGCCTGTTGGAGCCGGCCGCTCGCCGGCTGAACGCGTTGAGGCCGTTGTCGGCAGAGGCGCGCGCCGCGCTTGACTATGCGATGCTCGAAGGGTTGCAGCGCGCCGGCTCCGGCGAGGACCTGATTTCGGAGGGCGATCCCGTCGACAGCGTCCGCGTCGTGCTGTCGGGCTGGCTCTGCCGCTACAAGACGCTCGAGGATGGAAGGCGCCAGATCGTCAACTTCATCTTCCCGGGCGAGAGCTGCGACGCGCATGCGTATCTGCTCGCGGTCATGGACCATTCCATCGCGACGCTGACGCCGGTGGTCTACGCTGAAATCAAGCGCGCGCGTTTCGAGAGCCTGATCGCGGGCGACCGGTCGCTTGCGGAAGCATTTTGGTGCGAGAGCCTCGTCAACAACGCGATCCAGCGCGAATGGGCCATCAATCTCGGCCGCCGCGTCGCGCTGGAGCGCGTCGCGCATCTGTTCTGCGAGATCTTCGAGCGGCTTCGTCCTGTCGGCATGATCGAGGGCAATTCCTGCATCATGCCGGTGACGCAGATGGATCTCGCCGATGCCACAGGCCTGTCCGTGGTTCATCTCAACCGCACCGTGCAGGAGCTGCGTGCGTCCGGCCTGATCGTGCTGCGCGAGCGGACGCTCACCATCAACGATCTCGGCGCGCTCAAGGACGCGGCGCTGTTCTCGCCGAGCTATCTGCAACTCTATCGGGGTGGATGA